Genomic DNA from Gossypium hirsutum isolate 1008001.06 chromosome A01, Gossypium_hirsutum_v2.1, whole genome shotgun sequence:
TTGAAGCAAAGGAAGAAAATCATGATCTCTTCATTAAAGTCTACTTATGCAAATTTCGACATGAAAGGTTAACTCTGTTTGGTTTTTTATGCGGCTGCTTAGACCAAAGTGATAATTTTTTCCTCGTCAAACTTAGCCAAGGTTTAAATGCGATGGAATTTGGATGGGATATGTCTCTGAAGGCGCGGTTGAGAAAAGCTACTATCGTGAACAGTGTTTGGCTTCAAAAGGAAGGTGGTGTGGTTTTTTGGGATGCAAATCTAGGCAGAAAAGGTTTAGGGATGAATTCTAGGAATAGGATTAAGAGACAATCATGGATGAGTATCAATCCTATCTTGGGATTTAATTTGGAAGGATTTCCAAATCGAGAAGAATTGAATAATGTTAGATTTTCTAAAGGATTGGGTCGGACAGATCTAGAGAAAGATCTGGAGAGCCCGATTGGGAATGGGGATGGAATGAAAAGGTCTCAGTATAATATTTTGGACTTTAATGTTTCTGACTCTACGGATTTGTTAGAGACAAATAATGAGCAATCTACATCTCATATTCAACATTTATCAATGGCTGCCAATAGGTAAGCCGATTGGATTCAATGAAAATCCTATGTTGGAATGTCCATGGATTGAAAAACTCACAGGCTATTTGAAGACTTCAGCACACGTTGAAGATTTATTATCCCCAACTTGTTTTCTTtataaagacaaaattgaatggAATTCAAATAGAATGAGTTCACAAGAGATCTGGTTTTCAAAATGGCATCAACGTTCCAGATGATGGGACACGGGATGGACTAAGTCTAGAATGGAATGGAAATTATATGGTTCAAGTTTGAAACTATTCAAATAATCATATTGACATGGAGATTCATAAAAATGTGGAAAGTTCGAAGTGGAGGTTGATGGGCTTTTATGGGGCTCCAAATGTTCATAATAAAGAGTAAACTTGGAACCTGCTGAGACTATTAGAAAGAAACCAGGATTTGCCATAGAAAGTATGTGGTGATTTAAATGAGATTTTGTACTCTTATGAAAAGGTAAGAGGAGTGTCGAGTGAGGAAAGGCATATGGAGGGATTTCGTAAGGTGTTAAAAGATTGGCAATTAGTGGACAATGGGTATTCGGGATCATGATTTCCATGGGAAATGGGAAATTTATCGAAAATGACTATTAGAGAAAGACTAGATAGAGGAGTGGAAAATGTTGATTAGATGACTATGTTTCCTGGTGTTTCTATTCGACATCTACCATATTCTTTTTTAGATAATTGTAGATGACTATGTTTCCTGGTGTTTCTATTCGACATCTACCATATTCATTTTTAGATAATTGTCTTTTCCTTATTCAAATTGATTAGGAAGATAAATggcaaaaaaaattatgtttgagTCCTAGTGGGTCTTGGAGGATTCTTATGATGAGGAAGTTAGGCGAATATGTGAGTCAAGTTTGGGAAGTGTTATGGAGAAGCTAACGTCCCTTAGAATTCATTTGTAGGAATGGGCAATGCACGTTAAAGCCAAGCGAGTTGGACTACGCAAAATCTCACAAGAAGTTTGAAAGATTTGGCCAATTTCGATAGGGATGATGAGACACTTGTAGAGTCAATAGATGTCAAAAGGCACCTTAATCTGGAGATTGAGAAGGAAAAAAGTCTATTGGGAGTAAAGGGCAGGTGCAAATTAGTTGCAAATAGGAGATAAAAAAATGACTTTCTTCCATAATTTTGCTTCCCAATGTAGGTGCATGAATCAAATTCGTGGCTTGCAAAATGAATATGAGAATGTGACCTCAGATGAACATAATATGGAAGGGATTGCTCAGAATTCTTTTAAGAACCTTTTATTTACAAAAGGTATTAGTGATATGGATCATATTCTAGCTGGTGTGAACATATGACAGATAGTATGAATCAGATATTGAAAACCAAGTATACGGATGATGAAATTTATCTGGCTTTAAGGGCATATGGTTATCCAGCACTTTTCTTTTAGGAATTCTGGCACATCATTGATCGAGATGTTAGCTCTTTCTACCTAGAAATTCTAAATGAAGGTAAGTCACTAGAATCCCTTAACATTACTAATATCGTGTTAATATCGAAAGTAGCCCATCCTTTCAAGTTAACAAATTTTAGACCTATAAGCCTTTGTATGGTTCTATATAAGATGATTTCAAAGATAGTTGCTAGTTTTCTTCAAAGAATTTTAGAATGCTGTGTTGATGAAGCTCAAAGTGTATTTGTGCAAGGTTGATTGATCACAGACAACGTTCTTCTTGCCTACAAAATTCTACACAAGTTTAAGAAAAAATGAATAGAAAGGAAATTTTTTTTGGCATTAAAACTAGACATGAGTAAAGCTTACGATCATATAGAATGGTCATTCTTAAGGAGTATAATGTTACAGATGGGATTTGCAAATTCGTTGATGGAGTTCATTATGCATTGCATAAGTATTGTCTCGTACTCAATTATTGTTAGTGCTAAAGTGAAGAGGTATTTAGACCTACTAGAGGTTTACAACAAGGAGATCTATAGATACTTTATCTATTTTTGGTATACAGTGAGAGTCTCCCGTCTCTTATGAGATTGGCAAGGCAAGAAGGCTTGTTGGAGGGGACTAGGGTATGTCGAAGGGGACCCTAAATTTCTCATTTAATGGTTGTTGATGATTGTATCTTATTTGGGGAGGCTACAAATAGAGGGCTCATATTCTTAAAAATATCCTAATGGAGTATGAAGCTTGCTTTGGACAGTGTGTAAATTATGATAAATTGATTGCTTTTTATAGTTCAAATACTTCTAACTGAGTAAGGGGGTTAATATCTCAGATCTTTAATGTCCAAAGCTCAACGAACCTTGAGCAATATCTCGGTTTGCCCAACATAGTAAGTCTAAGTTAGAGATTCACTTTTCAATCGCTAAAGGATTGCATCAAAACTAAAATCAACAATTGGAGTACAAAACATTTGTCGCAAGggggaaaatatatttttataaaagctATCTTAGAAGAAATTCCAATAAACTTGATGGCTTGTTTTCTACTACCCAAATCACTTTGTATGGGAATGGAATGCATAATGGGGAATTTTTTGGTGGCAAAAAGGTCATGGCAAGCGTGGGATTCATTAGTGTGAGTGGAGTCAATTATGCAAATTAAAAGAGAATGGGGGTCTGGGCTTTAGATACATAACAAAATCTAATTTAGCGTTACTTGCTAATTACGGATGTcgaataattaattatttgaattttttgctAGCTCGTACACTGAAAGCTAAATACTATCCAGATACTAATTTTTTAAGTGTAGGATTAGGAAATATATCATCCTATATGTGGGCTGCCAAGGGACTTCTCAAAGCTGGACTGTACTGACAGGGAGGGACAGGGACTCGAATCCCAGTGATGGAGGTTGCGTGGGTGCTAGGAGCTGTGGATTACAAAATACAGAATGGTATTAATAATTCAAACATCAATGTGGTGGTGAATTTGATTGATTCTAATACCAAACAATGGAAAGCAGAAGTAATAAAACAGTACCTTTTATGAAAacgatgtaaattttttttttgcattccaCTTGCATGGTTTCCGCGTGATGACTATCTTTTGTGGCGAAGCAAGGCATCAGGGGAATACTTTGTGCGGAGTGGATACAAGCTCCTATTACAAGGTATTATGGATCCTACTCCTTATTACAACTAGAATGTATACATGGATGTTTACAAGAAACTTTGGGGGCTGAATCTACCCCTTAAACTGAAGATTACTACCTGGAGAACTTCTATGAATTTCCTACCTACTCTTAACAATTTACATTACAAGAGACTAGTAGGATCAACAATATGCCCTATATATGCCAAGAAAGTAGAGACCAGAGAGTATGTATTCCGTGCTTGCCCTGTGATAAAGGAGATATGGCAAAAACTAAATTTTGCTTGGTTGCAATCGATGTCGAATTTTTACTTGTGCTTTATTGGAAATATGAATAGAAAGAAATAAATTGGTGCATGAAGGATAGTGAAAAATAGGGTCAGCCATAGCAGATTTTATCATGAGTTACCTTTGAGAACTAGATAGGTTGAGCAAAAAGATACCTGTCAGGAGGTCAAAGGCCAAAAGGTGGAGGACGCAAGAGTGGTCGTATGTCAAGATCAATTTTGATGTTGCGTTCAACAAACAAGGAAATAGATCTTGCTCAGGAACTATTATAAGGGATTCAAATAAGCGGGTATTGGGTTCTAAAACAGTGATAATGGACAACATACCTATGGCGTTTGCGACAAAAGCTcttgcatgtgtttaggcaattcaAATGTGTCTGGATCTAAGCTTTTCAATGGTGGAGATTGAGGGAGATGCATTATTAGTGGTTAAGAAGATTTAAAGAAGTGAGGTGGATAGATTGGAAATCAATGCCTACATCAAAGACGTACAACAACTAAATAGTGTTTTCAAAATTGTCTGTTTAAACATGTCCCAAGAACAATGAATGAAGTAGCTCATTCTTTAGCGACAAAAGGGATGAAGAACGAAGAAGAACTTTACTTGCAAAATGAAATGCCTGGTTATGCAATGGCGACGGTGGAAAGAGATCGAAGGTGGGTGAGACCACTTGACTAAGACACTTCTGGTGTAGGAGGCTGAAGATGGATGGAGAGGCTGGAGAGAGAAAATGAGATCGAAGATAGAAGGattcttttagaatttttttaggaGCTATTACTAGTTCAGGTTCGGGTTGTTGCCTTCATATGCTTCTAGATTATGATAGCTCATTTTGGCTGGGTCATTATTGTATGTTTGTAAATGTTGCATTGCCCAATGGTTCCATCTTCGGatttggttttcttttattttacatattttcataaatactttaataaattcaaaagttaaaaccgtttaaaaaagttattttaacattgtaaatattttgaaaatatttttaattaatatatttaaaatttaaaattaaattatttttaaaaattttcatacattaaatttgtaatagaatttttaaaataaaagtttttaacaaacatatttaaaacaacttttaaactttttttgaaattattagaaattttacttaaatatttaaaacgttagtaaaatatgttaaaaatatactacaatttttaaataaaaaataatagaaatttaaaactattaacttgatgtttttaaattatttaaaactatttatatttataattttttttcaattatatagttttttaaaactaatataaatttaaaaatctatataaaatgtatttaaaatattatacaaataattatatttggaATAAAATTTGAGTggtttatatattgtttttataaaaattttaattatttaaaaaaattaaattaatatttatttaaaataccattataaaaattataaaataattaaatattattttaattaatacatataattaatCCATATGTagcattaatataataattatgatAATTAGAAGTATAATAGAAATAGTAATCTTTAACCACCAGTATTTccttttacacttttttttttctttcccttgcCTATCAAGTTAGAGTTTTTTTTCCATATTCTTTCGCTAGCTACATCGTTTTCATTATTATTGCTGCCCGATTGCCACTCAAATTGTTACTCCATTTTTATCTCACCCTTgctatcaattaaaaataatttttacatattaaaaaaataaatattttaaattatttatatttatttatgcaaaaaaaaattttgaaattgataataATTAGACATGTTGATGAGTTAAAAGTTGATTTGAAATTTaagagggtttaaataaaaatattagatctgaaaatagatttggaaaaaaaataagtctgtttaaaatatgaaatgaGTTCGGACTTGAGCATTCAAAGTTTGAGCTCGGACCaatcctttttaaattttaaattttaaattttttatattatgttatttttatatatattacgtaATTTATAGCacataaaagttaaattttataatgtaaatattaaaatatgttaagatgattataaaattattaaatattaaattaaaaaaacatagatttattttaaaaaatagggacagatctaaatttaatttatattaacaatttataaatttgaaCAGATTTAAACAATCTTTTAAACCTATATTTATAACTGGACCGAATTTTAACAaatataaaatgtgttaaaattatATCTAATCCCGAAATAACCCATAAAAAAAAGTACTAAGAATTGGTTAATAATGGTCTCGTTTACCATTGGAAATTCTATAAATACCATGCATCAATGTTTTTGAACTTCATCTCCTTTCCATACTTGTACACACAAATTGCTTTGGCAAAAATATGCCTTCGTCTTCTTCCCAGCAACTTGCATTTCTGCTTTTCATTTTATATGTCAAATGCTTATTTCTTTCCATTGAATCAAACACAAGCCTTGTTACAGACAAGGAACCGTTGCTTTCATTCAAGTCACAAATAATAACTTCGGGGTTTCCCAATCCTCTTTCACAATAGGACCCAAACTCATCTCCATGTAACTGGACTGGAGTTGTCTGCAACAAACACAACACCAGAGTGGTTGAACTCAACCTCTCTGGGTTTCATCTTGAAGGCTTCATAAGCCCTCATGTTGGGAATCTTTCGTTCCTTCGTTCCCTTCAACTTCAAGATAATCAGCTTTCGGGTGAACTGCCTGATCAAATGTGGAATCTTTTTCGCTTAAGAGATTTAAATATGAGCCAAAACAGCTTATATGGTGTGATTCCATCGAATATAAGAAAATTAACTGAGCTCAGATCTCTTGATTTGATGACGAATAAGATTACTGGAGCTGTTCCCGAAGATCTTGACCAGCTTGTCCAGCTTCAAGTTTTGAACTTGGGACGAAACCTTTTCACAGGTACTATTCCAGCTTCTATAGCAAACATTTCGTCACTCCAGACCTTGAATTTGGGCACCAATAATCTTACTGGAGCAATTCCCACTGAGTTGAGCCATCTTCGAAATTTGAAGGAACTTGACCTCACCATTAATCATCTAACAGGGACTGTTCCTTCTACCATCTACAACATGTCTTCCCTAGTTGTTTTGGCCTTAGCTTCCAACCATCTTCGGGGCAGGCTTCCCTATGATGTTGGGGTTACACTCCCTAATCTTTTGGTTTTCAACTTTGGCTTCAATGAATTCACTGGTGGAATCCCAGGCTCTTTGCACAATCTCACCAATATAAAAATCATTCGCATGGCACACAATCTTCTTCAAGGGACAGTGCCACCGGGTTTGGGAAATCTGCCGTTTCTAGAAATGTATAACATTGGGTTTAATAAGATTGTTACCACAGGTGACGATAGTCTTGAATTCATCATCACTTCTTTGACAAACAGTTCTCGTCTAAAGTTTCTTGCTTTAGACGGTAATCTTTTAGAGGGTGAAATTCCAGAATCCGTCGGCAACCTTTCCGAAGTGCTCTCGAAATTGTACATGGGAGGCAATCGTATTTCTGGCAACATACCGCCGTCCATTGCCCAACTTAGTGGCTTGACTTTGCTTAATTTGAGTTACAATTCCATCTCTGGCGAAATCCCACCCGAGATGGGTAAATTGGTGGAACTGCAAATGCTGGGTTTGGCTGGAAATCAGATTTCTAGTCGGATTCCAACCGGTCTTGGTGATCTACGAAAGCTAAACCAAATCGATTTATCTGGAAATCAACTGGTGGGTCAAATACCTTCTAGTTTTCAGAACTTTCAGAAACTGCTTCCCATGGATTTATCCAACAACAGGCTCAATGGAAGCATCCCCAAAGAAACTCTCAATATCCCTAGTTTGAGTACTGTGTTGAACTTTTCCAGGAATTCTCTCAATGGACCTTTACCAGAAGAAATAGGGCTTCTGGAAAGTGTTGTTGCAATTGACCTGTCTATGAACCATCTCTCTGGTAATATTCCCAGCTCCATTGAAGGTTGCAAGAGCTTGGAGAAATTGTTCATGGCTGAGAATATGCTATCAGGCCCAATTCCAGGAACGATTGGGGAACTGAAAGGCTTGGAAACGTTAGATCTCTCATCAAACCAACTTTCAGGCTCCATTCCCACGGATCTTCAGAAACTACAAGTCCTTGAATCATTGAACCTCTCTTTCAATGACTTGGAAGGAAGTTTACCTAGCGGTGGGATTTTCAAGAATCTTTCAAGCGTCCATTTGGAAGGCAACAGAAAGCTTTGCTTGCCCTTGGCTTGTAAAAACACTCGTGGTCGCCATGGAAGATTAGTCAAGATTTATGTTAGTATAGTTGTAATTACGACTTTTGCTCTATGTTTCATCATGGCTTCCTTGTTCCACATAAAAAGGGGCAAACCAAAAGCCACAGGAACTTCTGAACAACTGAAGGAGCAACATCAGATGATCTCTTACCATGAGATTCGCAGAGCAACAGAGAATTTCAACCCTGGAAACTTGATTGGAAAAGGGAGCTTTGGCTCAGTTTATAAGGGGTACCTTAATGGCGTTCATGTCGCAATCAAGGTCCTTGATGTAGCGAGAATCGGATCCTGGAAGAGCTTCCGAGCCGAATGCGAAGCTCTGAGAAACGTAAGGCACCGCAATCTCGTCAAGCTAATCACTTCATGCTCCAGTGTGGACATAAAGAACGTGGAATTCCTGGCCCTGGTGTATGAGTTCCTCGCCAATGGAAGCGTCCAAGACTGGCTTAAAGGAAACAAAAGGAATGCAGATGGGGATGGGTTAAATGTCATGGAAAGATTGAATGTGGCCATTGATGTAGCTTCTGCATTAGATTATTTGCACCATGACTGTGAAGTTCCAGTGGTGCACTGTGATTTAAAGCCCAGCAACATTCTTTTGGACCAAGACATGACTGCCAAGGTCGGAGATTTTGGGTTGGCAAGGTTGCTGATGGAGAAATCAAACAGTCAACCTTCCATTAGCTCCACGAATGTCCTCAAGGGTTCTATAGGTTACATACCTCCAGGTTAGTGCCACAAATGgcctaaatatttttttccctCTATTCAATTCAACTAATGAATGGGTTGTGGTACAGAGTATGGATTTGGAAAGAAGCCATCAACAGCAGGGGATGTTTACAGCTATGGAGTAATGTTGCTTGAGTTATTTACAGGAAAGAGTCCAACCCACGAGAGCTTTGTGGGAGAACTTAATCTAATTAAATGGACACAATCGGCTTTCCCTTCCGAAGTGCAGCAAATTCTGGATCCTGAACTGCTATTGTTGCTGCAGAATTTGCAGTACGATAGCCAACCGATAAACCCAGAGACACACCATGATTGTTTAACAACAATCATTGGAGTGGGACTCTCTTGTACCTCGGTTTCTCCTGATGGACGGATCACCATGAGAGACGCCCTTCGCAAGCTTAAAATGGTGAAGAGCACTCTCACCAACCCTTCACCTCCCGCAAAAAACAGAGCATGAATCACATATAAAAATCTGTAAAGGTCAAACCATGCTTTCATATATAATAGTACTAAGCGAAGAT
This window encodes:
- the LOC121212130 gene encoding probable LRR receptor-like serine/threonine-protein kinase At3g47570 encodes the protein MNEVAHSLATKGMKNEEELYLQNEMPGYAMATVERDRRWDPNSSPCNWTGVVCNKHNTRVVELNLSGFHLEGFISPHVGNLSFLRSLQLQDNQLSGELPDQMWNLFRLRDLNMSQNSLYGVIPSNIRKLTELRSLDLMTNKITGAVPEDLDQLVQLQVLNLGRNLFTGTIPASIANISSLQTLNLGTNNLTGAIPTELSHLRNLKELDLTINHLTGTVPSTIYNMSSLVVLALASNHLRGRLPYDVGVTLPNLLVFNFGFNEFTGGIPGSLHNLTNIKIIRMAHNLLQGTVPPGLGNLPFLEMYNIGFNKIVTTGDDSLEFIITSLTNSSRLKFLALDGNLLEGEIPESVGNLSEVLSKLYMGGNRISGNIPPSIAQLSGLTLLNLSYNSISGEIPPEMGKLVELQMLGLAGNQISSRIPTGLGDLRKLNQIDLSGNQLVGQIPSSFQNFQKLLPMDLSNNRLNGSIPKETLNIPSLSTVLNFSRNSLNGPLPEEIGLLESVVAIDLSMNHLSGNIPSSIEGCKSLEKLFMAENMLSGPIPGTIGELKGLETLDLSSNQLSGSIPTDLQKLQVLESLNLSFNDLEGSLPSGGIFKNLSSVHLEGNRKLCLPLACKNTRGRHGRLVKIYVSIVVITTFALCFIMASLFHIKRGKPKATGTSEQLKEQHQMISYHEIRRATENFNPGNLIGKGSFGSVYKGYLNGVHVAIKVLDVARIGSWKSFRAECEALRNVRHRNLVKLITSCSSVDIKNVEFLALVYEFLANGSVQDWLKGNKRNADGDGLNVMERLNVAIDVASALDYLHHDCEVPVVHCDLKPSNILLDQDMTAKVGDFGLARLLMEKSNSQPSISSTNVLKGSIGYIPPEYGFGKKPSTAGDVYSYGVMLLELFTGKSPTHESFVGELNLIKWTQSAFPSEVQQILDPELLLLLQNLQYDSQPINPETHHDCLTTIIGVGLSCTSVSPDGRITMRDALRKLKMVKSTLTNPSPPAKNRA